In Lacerta agilis isolate rLacAgi1 chromosome 8, rLacAgi1.pri, whole genome shotgun sequence, one genomic interval encodes:
- the NFU1 gene encoding NFU1 iron-sulfur cluster scaffold homolog, mitochondrial, translating to MAAARRLAVAMAGLSSRFCHLGFKGVNVTAKQPLHIASQQNLLLPPTVLQRKARSMFVQTQDTPNPNSLKFIPGKPVLESRTMEFTSPASTYCSPLARQLFRIEGVKSIFFGTDFITVTKENEEVDWNLIKPDIYATIMDFYASGLPVVTEEAPRTDTAPSEEDDEVVLMIKELLDTRIRPTVQEDGGDVIFKGFEDGIVQLKLQGSCTSCPSSIITLKNGIQNMLQFYIPEVEGVEQVVDNEEEEEKAKST from the exons aTGGCGGCCGCGAGGCGGTTGGCGGTGGCGATGGCGGGGCTGAGCAGCCG ATTCTGCCACTTGGGATTCAAAGGGGTGAACGTCACTGCTAAACAACCCCTACACATTGCCTCCCAACAgaacctgctccttcctcccACAGTACTACAGAGGAAAG caaggTCTATGTTTGTTCAGACACAGGACACTCCAAATCCAAACAGCTTGAAATTTATCCCAGGAAAGCCAGTGCTGGAATCTAGAACTATGGAATTCACCTCTCCAGCTTCCACGTATTGTTCACCCTTAGCAAG gCAGCTCTTCAGGATTGAAGGAGTTAAAAGCATTTTCTTTGGAACAGACTTCATCACAGTCACAAAG GAAAATGAAGAAGTGGATTGGAACTTAATAAAACCAGATATTTATGCAACTATTATGGATTTCTATGCTTCTGGCTTGCCTGTTGTTACTGAAGAGGCACCTCGTACAGACACAG CTCCATCTGAAGAAGATGATGAAGTTGTATTAATGATAAAAGAGCTCCTGGATACTAGAATAAG GCCAACAGTCCAGGAAGATGGTGGGGATGTCATCTTTAAGGGCTTTGAAGATGGGATTGTGCAGTTAAAACTGCAAGGCTCCTGCACAAGCTGCCCCAGTTCTATCATCACCCTGAAGAATGGGATACAAAACATGCTGCAGTTTTATATTCCGGAAGTAGAAGGTGTGGAACAG GTTGTCGataacgaagaagaagaagaaaaagcaaagtcAACCTAA